The Rissa tridactyla isolate bRisTri1 chromosome 6, bRisTri1.patW.cur.20221130, whole genome shotgun sequence DNA segment TCTGCAGTAGGTTTTGATCAGCATGCTCTGAAGAACATTTAAGATCTAAAGACAGCAATTCTGAATAAAGTTCATAAGCAGGATCTTACACTTGTTTAGTTACACTCTAAGTCCACTCTTCATCTGAGACAGTCAAGAAGATGAACCTACCCAAAAAGTCCAAAAGCAAAGCTCTAGTCTTACTCCAGAAACTACTACTGGCCTACTTAACCAGTGCTGCGCTAATTACTACCTCTAACACATCTACTAACCTTAAATTATAGTCAGATGCAATTTAATGTAATGGGAAAAAGCATTATGATCAGCTCCGTATAACTGAACTATTGCACTTCCAATTGGGATGTACTTCAGTATTTTAAGTTGTAGTATATATTATGCTGTAAGTGCTAACAAGGCACAGGTATTTACTGTTTTGAAAAAGATAGGTACAAAGTAACGTTTATCATTTATCTACAGTTTCTTATTGAAAAATGCACTCCACTTAATGGCCTTGCAAGTACTTCTTAGTATTTCAAGCATTTGTATTCAGACTAGAGAGAGAGGTAGAGAAAACCTGCTTCTGTAAATCTGGATCATTTTCAGTACTTACACATTAGTGTGCAGTTGGAAGTCTCCAGTCTTGTAACCCACAGAGAAGTTATTTCTTGTCAATTTTGATTTGGCACTATCAAAAGTCATCTGATAACCAGCAAGCCAGCCTTCATAACCAAAGACAGCTGAACCATGTATTGCGGGTCCAGCAAAATCAAAGTCAACATCACAGCCTAGATTTAGGCATTCACGTTTATAAGCTGACTTAATTTTACCgcttttcttcctgaaacagaaaacagTCATCTTAAGACAAGGCTTGATCTTCCACAATCAACCGTTACATTCAAGCTATGTGACTCTACACAATGCATCCAAATACCATGCACATGCATCCCCTAGACTCAGTCAAAGCACAGCTAGCCCATCAAGAAAGCACAGGGCATTTTGTGATGCATGTAGAGGCATTTCCGTGCCTTCTGCAATTTTCCAAGTAATTCTATCCCAGAAAATACGCCAAGTGGGCTGTTGTGAAATGTCCAATGCTAACCCCGTAGAATAAGATGTAACGCTAAAAAGCGGAAGCCTTCAGCACTGGGATTTGCTAATTTGGATCAATAGCAAACCATACAAACATCTCTGTCAGTACAACAGACCAGGTGAACATTTACTGACCATGGGCATTGTTACTACCCTAAATATGGTAAAAAGGTTAACAATTCTTACCCTGTATTTGGTGAGAAAGTTGTATCAAATGTCAACTTCAAGCCTTTGGCAATCTAATTGAAGGGGGAGAAGATAAGATAAAGCTATAAATTCAGTTCTGCTAGTTaggtaaaacaaataaatactctTCTTATCTGACAGCATTTACATCTTAATTTATTACCTGATCTTCAATTGCAATTTCTGTTCCCAGAGTGTTATCTGTGTTCCATTTTTCTGTGAAAGTCAGCCCATACTCAGCCCACTTGTATTTGGTCTCCAAGCTCCCATTCACTTTTCCAGTGTCTGTGTTCGATGAACCAGATGTTGTGAATTCCTAAAAAGGACAGTGTCCATGTTATACTGAAGATACACGTGATCCTGAAAGCATTACACAGTGCTAAAAGAGAAAAGACTTCTCTTCAGCAAACACTAAGATCTTGTTATTCTATGCATCAAGTTTAACAACATTAGACAATTTgtagggagagaaggagaaacaaCACACTCCAGAACTGGACAATTCGTGACCACATGGAGGCATCCCCCAAGCCCCATCTCAACTGCAGTGTTTCTGCTACTATTACAAAATCTACAGGTTCGCAACACAAGTCAGAAGCAAGACAGTAGTTACCATAAGTATTCTCCTTAAAAGCAGAAACAAGTTCTTGAAAAATCTGATGCTCCTAAtgagcaaattaaaaattaaacaaa contains these protein-coding regions:
- the VDAC2 gene encoding voltage-dependent anion-selective channel protein 2 — translated: MAIPPSYVDLGKSARDIFNKGYGFGLVKLDVKTKSASGVEFTTSGSSNTDTGKVNGSLETKYKWAEYGLTFTEKWNTDNTLGTEIAIEDQIAKGLKLTFDTTFSPNTGKKSGKIKSAYKRECLNLGCDVDFDFAGPAIHGSAVFGYEGWLAGYQMTFDSAKSKLTRNNFSVGYKTGDFQLHTNVNDGSEFGGSIYQKVSDNLETAVNLAWTAGSNSTRFGIAAKYKLDSTASISAKVNNSSLVGVGYTQTLRPGVKLTLSALIDGKSINAGGHKLGLGLELEA